From Bradysia coprophila strain Holo2 unplaced genomic scaffold, BU_Bcop_v1 contig_755, whole genome shotgun sequence:
aatgatttccaaaaattaaacttaaatgagaaacaaaaactcacttcAAAAATAGGctgtaaaaattgatttttttgtgtttaaaaaactaaatttatattGTGAGACCGAGATGCATAAATTATTTAGTTAAAAAACCAATGGATAAATtaaagtggaaaatatttttaatttgtaaaattctttaaaaacaagAAGATTTATTCAAGAACAAAAGTCATCGCTGCAATATAATAATACAAatgaaaagtgaaagaaaaagaattattaaaaaaattaaataaataaaagaattcaATTAGAATTGTGCGTGtggtttagaaactaaattaGTTGTGTAAATTGAATATATACTTAGTGTAGATCTAAAGAGAAAATTTGTGTTAAGCGATAACGATTGTCATTATTTAGGGTTTTTATATCGAATGGGACGGGTGTagcatttttcttcttttttcttggCTTTTTTAGTCTTTCAGAAAAGgtttagtcatctgttatcgatgtAACAAACAATGACCTCTGACTggttatacaaacaaaatgtacaaagaaatgaaaagaaacattttttttaacaaattccaggcgatactttgaacaaattaAGAGACAGATTTAATCATTGTATTTCGATGGGCCGTTTCTGAGAGGTGAATATATAACCATGAATATTCTCAAAACCGAGAAAATGATTCTGTAGTAAGCTCATTTTATAAACAGACATCATTCTAATCTCTTCCttcgttcaaaattttcttctttttttataactATATTTTGATGACCTTGAGTCATTCCTTCTTCTACTTGCGATAGcaaaaactcattttattttgactttaTTTAGTGGAATCTAAAGAAATACACAAAATGGAATGCAAACTGTACCgcagaaaacgtttttcgaatAAGAAAACTTTCGTCTCATCTAATCCAAAAGCGTCAAAAGCTAAACTTTCCTTATGTTCCATTCGATATTTATGTGTTGACGAAAATGTGACAGTATCGATATAGTAGAGTTAATGATACAACCGATAAGATAATTATGTGTAGTTTAAAGttaaacattaaatatttaaattttttttttgccaaaaagactgtttttgttaattatagtaattaaaaaatattatttttttagatttagtagaacaaaacaatttaacaattcACCCATCAAACCATAGTAGTAGAGAcaaagataaacaaaaatcaaaaaattattttggccAAATTCTTCATTCAATCGGTTAGCTTTgaattatatattttgttccacacattttttttttaatttcttataATTAGCTCACAGTTTGTTATTTGtatacaagaaaattttcatgaaaaagaaattaatcataaaattgtcataaaaataaaaaaaataaaaaaaaaatattaaaacaaacagCTGGTGttgctattcatctgttatcgataacgatgacaaaaataatcacaagctctgggtaatatggtaaTATGGAAGCAATAGacccaaaaaataatttcgatttcgtCCATCTTTCTGGTGGTCTGCCCATAGCCCATTGGTCGTGTCATTGGTGGTCTCCAATTCATTACGGTTTTGGTCCAACAGTTTGACTTTCTTAACATTTTCCTTTGTTCTCATCTCATTTCATCATTGTGAGACACAATTACTGACAGTCTGTAACAGGTTTAaccgtttttttgtttttcaagtacaaaaaaaatggctcAATCCGCCATAATTCTACCACAGACCCGACAGTTTCGAAAGAAAACAATGTTATTTACAATCAAAATGGTCCAACACATTTTATTCAGATGATAATTCCTTTTATTGCTACAAAAAGCCAAAGTCTTCTTGGTCATCAGTCCATTTTACTCGAATGAATGTGAGAAGATGTTCCTTGCATCGAACGGTATCGAACGTATCTTATTATGTGAAAAGAGATCTATAGATGTGAGATTGAGATTTTAGTTTTGCGTACAATACTAGCGTGACCTTTGTCAATTTTTCTCGACAAAATGTCTAggagcaacgcacttcattAACAACACATTGTTAAAAGAATTAGAGAATTTGTCCCAATGGTTgggaaatttgatgaaatacGACCTGGCCTCAATGCATGGGAAGAACGATATGAAATTTGGTGTGAGTTTATAGTTAGGttcgtttgtttattaaatttgtttgttgattctgtttgaatgaatttttctggTTTTCTTCCTGCGCTTGGTTGGGTGTTTTCACAGCAGTTCCCGATTTTCCATCTGAAGATGAACTTGTTCTTGTAAACTTTCGAGGTTCGTTCAACTGAAAGTATactgctgtcttgggaagggatCAGTGAACCACCACTGAatcccgaggtcgaaacagcgtcTTTGCTTCACTATTTTTCACTTCACGTGATCAAATTGGGTAAgggaagagatgtttgctctgtttgtttattttttttgactcGGTTTAGTATTAATAGCCTCGCGCTGAGGGTGAGTACCAGTGTTACATTTGGTCCGTTGTTAAATCGCAACGTAAAAAAAACAGGCACGGCCCCTCTAATACTGATTATCACACTGCTGCTGACTGCTAAACACTGGACGTCCATGTAGTTTTCTGATTACAGCGGTGGGAcgtgattccaaacgtcctaTATAAGGAACTACAATGGATCGTCAATCAACAATAACACCACGACGAttctcatttcagtttctttctctttctaaAATATTCTTGTTGCCCATGGGTTGATGACAATAGTTTGTGATAGACACAAATTTTGTACATCACACGGACTGACAAGTAAAAGGCTCTATTATCTGTGTGTTGCTAGGAGCAGAACTTTTCCTGTTAAGGTTTATAAGTTTTCAGAACTAATCGAACCACAAAAACTGTGATTCTTAAACTATTGTTTTTCATTCCGGGCTAAGCATAATTTCGGCTAGTTTTCTATCTACTTCTTGGACAATTTTAGCAACATATTCTGTGATTTGCTTTTCCCCATTTTCCAATTCAACAATTAGGTCATAAATTGTACAAGCAACGGACTGATTTTTTGCCACTATAGTATTGTATTAAGCGTAAATCGAAATCGGTATGTGCTGCCCCATAATCAATAAGTGCTTTTTCAAATAATGAAAACAAGTCATTTAATAGTGTTTCTGAAGTTTCGTGAACACCGCCAGGAGTTGGGGACAGTGGAGGATGTGGTGCAGTGGGTGAAGTTGCATGTACACGTAGTCCGCAAAATAATGCAACACACAACACAACATTCGGTCTTCAAAACGATTCTGGTTATTGTTGAAGGGTTTTCGTTTGATCTGTTCTGAGAATAGACAGATCGAAACCGTGGATATTGTGAACAATTCAATATTATAGAAATGTAGTTCGTTCAGACTAGATCATTCATTTAAGTTAATTCGACTTTGGAATCAataaagaaatcgaaaaatgatAACGAAAAGAGTATCTGCTAACTCTTAGTATCGTCTATGAAACAGCATGTTTAGAAGACAATCAACATTACCTAAACGTGaaaccaaattaaatttatttcaaatgctGCGCTCGAATGATGATACTACAAATTTAAAGCATTTCAGTCACCAAAGATAGTTTCAGACATTTTTTCGCTTCTActtatttttgtgataaagcGTTTCGGCAATCTGTGCCACAGCTACATCCGACACGGCCATTCCCAACGCATGGTAGATAGTGCGGGGATGTTTCGTGAGCACTTTACTCTTATTAATGATTTCCCCAACTTCAGCTTCAACGGGACAATTCAGCGCTTTCAGTTCAGTCTTAGCGCCAGTATAACTATCCACGTAAAGTTTGCTGCTTTCGTAGACTGTGGCATCGAGTTCGGAATGATGATTAACAAATGATGCGCCAACAGCTGTCGATAGAAATGAATTACTAACGCTGCCAATAATTTACACTTTGCAGATGACCCTACCATTGATGTGAACGTTTTCCTTTAGCATGTTTCCAAACAGTACCGGAGTCGTCGATTGTGTTGCAGTGACGATGATGTCAGCCGTTTTGACGCAATCGTGAACGGATTCATGGacgaaaatcttcaaatttttgttcttaAACGATGCGGTCAATGTATCCAATTCTTTCTTCAAATTGCTGGCCCGGGACACGGATCGATTCCACAAATGAATTTCGCTTATTCCGAACATTGTGCCGAACCCAATAGCATGAATTCGTCCCTATAAAAAACGGAAGGAAATCAAACCAATTCAAATCGTCTGAGTACTTTTCCCCTGAACGAATTACCTGAATACCACATCCGAGAATGGCAAGAACTTTGTCGCCTTTATGCTGTTCATTTCGATCGAAATAAAGATATTTCGTTGATGCCATACTCAATCCGGCAGTTCTCCATCCGGTTATGCCATTTGCCTCAATAATAGTTTTCATTCTACCAGTTTCAGTGTCGAGCATAAAAATCGTTGCTATGATCACCGGCAAAGGTTTCGGTAAGCTAACGTTGTTTGGAAACGCTGTTAGCAACTTGTGACCCAAAGAATCCATCGCTTTGTCTGCATCGATGGATTTTATTCGATAGTTGTCAATATATCCCAGCATTGAAAATGCAAGTCCTGCAGCAAAGTTGGTATGTATTATGATTATGCCGtgccaacaaacaaaaattctactAGAAATTACCATTGCGTCGCTTCATATTGGCGAACGGTCGTGCTGGTTGAATTGAGGATGGTTGTGAGTCACTGGTTTTTTCCTCACACACGGATTGCAGTGCTTGTACGCATACTTCGAACACCGCCGGCCAGGTCAATAGTTTATCAACTTCTGCTTCGGTAATGTATGCTGGGCGACACTGAATGCAAACAGAATTGCTTAATGGAGCAGAattcgaatttcaaatttcaaataaaagagaaagcgaaaaaaaaactaaatcaatTGAATTCCGTCTAAAAATTAGAATTCGAATTTAAATGGAAGTAAAACCCACCTCACTCATCTTTCTTCTTTGGTGTAATCGTCGATTTAGAACGGTGCAATCGAAGTGTGATCTTGTCGAAAGGAGATCAGTTTTTGAACTAAAATGAGAAAGCTAGATCGTGGGTATCGAAAAATTACCGGCTACTACGCAAaagttatttgatttttttatatggTTGTTTAGattcaaggctgtatactttggctGTAtaccccaaagtatacagccttggtttaGATTAGGGGTCATTGAAATAGTGCGCACTCTTTTTGGGGGGTAGAAGGGGTCTGACAAAAGCTTGCTGCCATACAAGATTCCAATACAAAACTGCGTGCAGAGTCGGAAAATCGCCTTTTTTAGCGTACGAACTATTTGAATGGCGTCATATATAGTACGCCCTTGATGGAACTGAATTTTTGACTAGTGGATTATTGTCCTTAAACTTTGCTCGGGCTATACCACAGCTCTGCTATGGCTATACACTTCCTAATAATACATAATCAACAAAATCTCTGAAAGGAGTCTATCTATGCtattctattacttcatcatttctttcaatctaattaaaattcatttttttgaacataCTTTTCGTTATAAGTCATAGCTGTTTCATTCGGAAGTCTTTATTGATTCTTGATTATAGACATCCTTAACATGTTAGTCTTGATCACATGCCAATACATGCTATTTAAAATAGCAATATTGCAACTATATCTACGAGCTCGACCGATTTTGACCATCTCCACACTGAAACCCACAATTTCGATTATCGTTAACAGAAGAAAAgcgagtaaatattttttgaggaATACTTCAGTTTATTTGCACATACGATTTTTCGCTTAACAACATTGCAATTTGTACTTACGAATTTCATAGCTTAGTGACTATGGTTCAGCGGCTGCTTCAGTTGTTGTAGTCGCTTCGGTTGTTGTAGTCGCTTCGGTTGTCGTAGTCGCTTCGGTTGTCGTAGTCGCTTCGGTTGTCGTAGTCGCCTCAGTTGTTGTAGTCGCTTCGGTTGTTGTAGTAGCCTCAGTTGCTGTGGTCGCTTCAGTTGTTGTAGTCGCTTCAGTTGCTGTAGTCGCTTCGGTTGTTGTAGTTGTTTCAGTACTTGCAGCAGCAGTAGTGGTAGTAGTTGTTGTTGTGCCCGTTTCCGGAAGTGGAGGATTTGGATGTGCAGGAGT
This genomic window contains:
- the LOC119084539 gene encoding ketimine reductase mu-crystallin-like, which produces MSECRPAYITEAEVDKLLTWPAVFEVCVQALQSVCEEKTSDSQPSSIQPARPFANMKRRNGLAFSMLGYIDNYRIKSIDADKAMDSLGHKLLTAFPNNVSLPKPLPVIIATIFMLDTETGRMKTIIEANGITGWRTAGLSMASTKYLYFDRNEQHKGDKVLAILGCGIQGRIHAIGFGTMFGISEIHLWNRSVSRASNLKKELDTLTASFKNKNLKIFVHESVHDCVKTADIIVTATQSTTPVLFGNMLKENVHINAVGASFVNHHSELDATVYESSKLYVDSYTGAKTELKALNCPVEAEVGEIINKSKVLTKHPRTIYHALGMAVSDVAVAQIAETLYHKNK